A genome region from Pseudomonas sp. S06B 330 includes the following:
- a CDS encoding PA4642 family protein — MRKDKKQVIGDEISDDYVKSFLQFEPADATSPSQHKLIKAYRGLRIDDFERFVGFFVEAGLDLDGKDEHGQTFVDVIKDQRNAAEYIEIIDKARG; from the coding sequence ATGCGTAAAGACAAGAAGCAAGTGATTGGCGACGAGATCAGCGACGACTACGTCAAATCCTTCCTGCAGTTCGAACCAGCGGATGCCACTTCGCCTTCGCAGCATAAGCTGATCAAGGCCTATCGCGGCCTGCGCATCGACGACTTCGAGCGTTTTGTTGGTTTCTTCGTTGAGGCTGGCCTGGACCTGGACGGTAAAGACGAACACGGCCAAACCTTCGTCGACGTGATCAAGGACCAGCGTAACGCCGCTGAGTACATTGAGATCATCGACAAGGCCCGCGGCTGA